TGTGCGGGTCAGAAAGATACCCAGCATCAGCAAAACCAACCAACACATCACATGGATTGTTGGTGTAAGGGATGAAGGAACAAGTGGCGGCACCCTCACTGGTGGAGTCCTTGCTTCCTGCAATGAAAGCCTTTCTTCTTGCCTCTCTGTAGGGATAGAACAAGCCCATATCTATTGTACCCTTTAAGTACCGGAAGATTGTCTTTATGCCAGTCCAATGGCGTTGCGTGGGCGCTGAGCTAAATCTAGCTAACAAGTTTACAGCANNNNNNNNNNNNNNNNNNNNNNNNNNNNNNNNNNNNNNNNNNNNNNNNNNNNNNNNNNNNNNNNNNNNNNNNNNNNNNNNNNNNNNNNNNNNNNNNNNNNNNNNNNNNNNNNNNNNNNNNNNNNNNNNNNNNNNNNNNNNNNNNNNNNNNNNNNNNNNNNNNNNNNNNNNNNNNNNNNNNNNNNNNNNNNNNNNNNNNNNNNNNNNNNNNNNNNNNNNNNNNNNNNNNNNNNNNNNNNNNNNNNNNNNNNNNNNNNNNNNNNNNNNNNNNNNNNNNNNNNNNNNNNNNNNNNNNNNNNNNNNNNNNNNNNNNNNNNNNNNNNNNNNNNNNNNNNNNNNNNNNNNNNNNNNNNNNNNNNNNNNNNNNNNNNNNNNNNNNNNNNNNNNNNNNNNNNNNNNNNNNNNNNNNNNNNNNNNNNNNNNNNNNNNNNNNNNNNNNNNNNNNNNNNNNNNNNNNNNNNNNNNNNNNNNNNNNNNNNNNNNNNNNNNNNNNNNNNNNNNNNNNNNNNNNNNNNNNNNNNNNNNNNNNNNNNNNNNNNNNNNNNNNNNNNNNNNNNNNNNNNNNNNNNNNNNNNNNNNNNNNNNNNNNNNNNNNNNNNNNNNNNNNNNNNNNNNNNNNNNNNNNNNNNNNNNNNNNNNNNNNNNNNNNNNNNNNNNNNNNNNNNNNNNNNNNNNNNNNNNNNNNNNNNNNNNNNNNNNNNNNNNNNNNNNNNNNNNNNNNNNNNNNNNNNNNNNNNNNNNNNNNNNNNNNNNNNNNNNNNNNNNNNNNNNNNNNNNNNNNNNNNNNNNNNNNNNNNNNNNNNNNNNNNNNNNNNNNNNNNNNNNNNNNNNNNNNNNNNNNNNNNNNNNNNNNNNNNNNNNNNNNNNNNNNNNNNNNNNNNNNNNNNNNNNNNNNNNNNNNNNNNNNNNNNNNNNNNNNNNNNNNNNNNNNNNNNNNNNNNNNNNNNNNNNNNNNNNNNNNNNNNNNNNNNNNNNNNNNNNNNNNNNNNNNNNNNNNNNNNNNNNNNNNNNNNNNNNNNNNNNNNNNNNNNNNNNNNNNNNNNNNNNNNNNNNNNNNNNNNNNNNNNNNNNNNNNNNNNNNNNNNNNNNNNNNNNNNNNNNNNNNNNNNNNNNNNNNNNNNNNNNNNNNNNNNNNNNNNNNNNNNNNNNNNNNNNNNNNNNNNNNNNNNNNNNNNNNNNNNNNNNNNNNNNNNNNNNNNNNNNNNNNNNNNNNNNNNNNNNNNNNNNNNNNNNNNNNNNNNNNNNNNNNNNNNNNNNNNNNNNNNNNNNNNNNNNNNNNNNNNNNNNNNNNNNNNNNNNNNNNNNNNNNNNNNNNNNNNNNNNNNNNNNNNNNNNNNNNNNNNNNNNNNNNNNNNNNNNNNNNNNNNNNNNNNNNNNNNNNNNNNNNNNNNNNNNNNNNNNNNNNNNNNNNNNNNNNNNNNNNNNNNNNNNNNNNNNNNNNNNNNNNNNNNNNNNNNNNNNNNNNNNNNNNNNNNNNNNNNNNNNNNNNNNNNNNNNNNNNNNNNNNNNNNNNNNNNNNNNNNNNNNNNNNNNNNNNNNNNNNNNNNNNNNNNNNNNNNNNNNNNNNNNNNNNNNNNNNNNNNNNNNNNNNNNNNNNNNNNNNNNNNNNNNNNNNNNNNNNNNNNNNNNNNNNNNNNNNNNNNNNNNNNNNNNNNNNNNNNNNNNNNNNNNNNNNNNNNNNNNNNNNNNNNNNNNNNNNNNNNNNNNNNNNNNNNNNNNNNNNNNNNNNNNNNNNNNNNNNNNNNNNNNNNNNNNNNNNNNNNNNNNNNNNNNNNNNNNNNNNNNNNNNNNNNNNNNNNNNNNNNNNNNNNNNNNNNNNNNNNNNNNNNNNNNNNNNNNNNNNNNNNNNNNNNNNNNNNNNNNNNNNNNNNNNNNNNNNNNNNNNNNNNNNNNNNNNNNNNNNNNNNNNNNNNNNNNNNNNNNNNNNNNNNNNNNNNNNNNNNNNNNNNNNNNNNNNNNNNNNNNNNNNNNNNNNNNNNNNNNNNNNNNNNNNNNNNNNNNNNNNNNNNNNNNNNNNNNNNNNNNNNNNNNNNNNNNNNNNNNNNNNNNNNNNNNNNNNNNNNNNNNNNNNNNNNNNNNNNNNNNNNNNNNNNNNNNNNNNNNNNNNNNNNNNNNNNNNNNNNNNNNNNNNNNNNNNNNNNNNNNNNNNNNNNNNNNNNNNNNNNNNNNNNNNNNNNNNNNNNNNNNNNNNNNNNNNNNNNNNNNNNNNNNNNNNNNNNNNNNNNNNNNNNNNNNNNNNNNNNNNNNNNNNNNNNNNNNNNNNNNNNNNNNNNNNNNNNNNNNNNNNNNNNNNNNNNNNNNNNNNNNNNNNNNNNNNNNNNNNNNNNNNNNNNNNNNNNNNNNNNNNNNNNNNNNNNNNNNNNNNNNNNNNNNNNNNNNNNNNNNNNNNNNNNNNNNNNNNNNNNNNNNNNNNNNNNNNNNNNNNNNNNNNNNNNNNNNNNNNNNNNNNNNNNNNNNNNNNNNNNNNNNNNNNNNNNNNNNNNNNNNNNNNNNNNNNNNNNNNNNNNNNNNNNNNNNNNNNNNNNNNNNNNNNNNNNNNNNNNNNNNNNNNNNNNNNNNNNNNNNNNNNNNNNNNNNNNNNNNNNNNNNNNNNNNNNNNNNNNNNNNNNNNNNNNNNNNNNNNNNNNNNNNNNNNNNNNNNNNNNNNNNNNNNNNNNNNNNNNNNNNNNNNNNNNNNNNNNNNNNNNNNNNNNNNNNNNNNNNNNNNNNNNNNNNNNNNNNNNNNNNNNNNNNNNNNNNNNNNNNNNNNNNNNNNNNNNNNNNNNNNNNNNNNNNNNNNNNNNNNNNNNNNNNNNNNNNNNNNNNNNNNNNNNNNNNNNNNNNNNNNNNGGGGTGCTGTAAAGGGTGGCTCCGGAGCTACCTAAGGTTTTTTTTTTTCGTTGGAAAAAAAATACTCACGTTATTACATGAATCTCTCCTTATTTTGTGGTACATGCCACCACAAACTATAACAATACTGACTAAGTTAACAACTGACTAGATAAACATCTAACTGAGTAAATATCTATTTTACAGGAACAATAATACAGAAACAATAATATTCTAATTATCCTATAACAGTCAGAAACGGAAACCAGAGTCCTCACTCACTCGATCACTTCACTTGCAATCACAATGGAGAAAGAAAAGTTGATCCGTCTCGATGAGGGCTGGGTCTCCGTCGCCATAAACAGTCTCGATTCTTTTGGCAACGTTAAGGGCTACGACTTCTGGTTTCTCGATCAGGTGTTGCCACACTGCAACAAAAATCAGTTGGCTCACATCGAGAACTCCACCAAAGGTGTCGACCTGACTCCGATCACCGACAAGCTGTGGAAGAACTTCTTCAAGAGAGACTTCGGTGACAGAGCTCTGGATGAGACAATGGAGAAGATGAAGATGAAGAAGGTGAGCTTCAGGTGGTCGGAGCTGTACCAAGCCAAGTCCAGGAGTTTGGAAAAAAAGGAGAAAGAAGTGGGTGAGAGGTTGAAGAAGATGTACGAGAAAGAAGATGCTCGGAAACAAAGCCGACAAGTGAAGGTTCTGGACAAGGTTCCTCCAAGCAATAAGAGAATTGGCGTCATCAACAAAGGGTTGAGCAAAGGGAGGAAAAGCAATCCAATTATGAACAAACTCAAGAAGCAGTATGAAAATAGTTTGGCGAAGAGGAATCTTGATTTTGTGAAGATGAAGAGAACTGCAGTTGCTGCCAGGTGTTCTGATCTCATCAAAGAGCCAAGAATGACTGTACAAGCAATGAACGTCGATTTTTGAAGCATATTGATCAATCTTGCTGGTAGGTTGTAGAGTTGTAGTTATAGAATCTACGATAAACATTTGTTGTTGATTTTTAGAGATGAAAAGAAAAGCCGATCAAAATTGGTTCTTGTTCGTCTCTTTGTTTATGCATGTACAAATCACTTCTGATTCATGAGATATAAAGTTACTTTTTGATGATAATTTGGTGTTTCATTTGGTGTTCTGATTGATAGTTATTCTTTCTGTTGATTATTTTCCAGTTCACTTCTTAATCTTTATGCAATTGTGCACCAATTAAAATGTGAAGATTTGAAGAATATTTGTATCATAACATCGAACCAATTGATTATTACAATCTATTCAGATATAAACCCAATTGGGATGACTTGTGAGTCATGTTCTTGATTTATCATAATCTTGTTGCCAGAGCTGTAAAAAATTAGAGTTCATCCAAACATAAAAATAAAGTGAAGAGTTATCAACAGGGATACATCACAGAGCACTCTTATGCAATGCTCCTTTACTTATGTACAGCCTTTTCTCAAAGCAATCCTACATTTAATGTCTGTTCTCCTTTCTTGTAAAATCTTTACATGTTTCTAGTCTATGATGCAGTAGTGTTGTTCAGAAGCTTCATCATGAAGTTGAATCTAACATCCGGCGCGGTCTTGGGCTGAGGCCAAGTTGCTCCTTCAGGGATCTTAATAGATTTGAAACCCTGACCTTTGTACAGCTTTATAGCTCCCGGATTGTTCAAATCACAATGCAATGCTATGGCACGGCAATCCCAGCTCCTCGCTTGAGCTTCTGCTTTCGCTATTAGCCTTTTCCCAATTCCTCTTCGTCTAAATTTCTCCCGAACAGCAACGTTTGATACATATGCAATACCAGTCCTTCAATTCAAACATTCATTTACAGATATAAGTAAGAATGTATGCTAGATGATTCACTGATAAACAAGAAGCTAGATGACCTATTTATCTTGAGCTTTTCTGCAATGAATGCCTAAAGTCAAAGGGTTATTAGCTATAAATTAAGTAGTTGTTTAGCTCTTGTTTCATTTTTGAAGCTCTGAGGTTGGTCTGTGGTGCTACGTTATCTTCCAGTGTAGCAGATGAATCTAAGACTACACTCTAGATGGCTGCCGAATGTTGAAATCCCAAAAAAAGGTCATGAACTATGTGTGGTCACTTTCAGCTTGAGGCGAAATCACTGATTACAGGTATCTAGATATCCTGCTTAGCTCCTGTTTTGTTTTTGAGGCTCAATATATGGTTGTTCTACGATACTAAGCTATCATTTTCCATGTATCACATAAATCTAAGAAATACTGCTACCCTGGTATACTCGATGGCAAACAATCAAGTTCCATCCAAAGCTCAATTATAATCCTACTAGATGGCTACAAAATGTTAAAGTCTCAAGGTATGGGAAATCGGTTAAGTGGTTTCTTTCAACTAGAGTTCAACTCCAACTGATCACAAGTATCTGCATAACATGCTTAGCTCCTCTTTTGGTGTTTAGGCTCAATGGTTGGTCTCTGGCACTACTTGCCATCATTTCTGATGTATAAATGGATATAAGAACTATGACCACTGGTTTTTTAATGGCTAACAAACAAGTCTCATCCAACCTTAACTGTTACATTAAAGAGATGTTTAATTAGACAAGAAAACTGAAAAACCTCTGGAAGTACAGTGCTCACCTTCTCTGCCGGAGAGGACCCTTTCTAGGAAGAAAATCAGCAACAGTATCCACTGTCAATATTCCAGCCACATACCTCTTACTGAGACTGATCTTCCCATCAAGACCGGCAATCTTGAAATCTTCACTTCCAAAGAGGAAAGTTTCATTATCAGAGTTTCCAATGACTGCTACCAGACAAGTCCTTTTGCAACCACTTGGTAGTGAAAACCCGGCTAGCATTCCCACCAGCCGGTCAACCCTAAGTACAAAATCCAAAGGGAAAGCATATTCAGGGAAGAAAGAGCTGCAATGAGTCTCGGCAACCTCCCAACAGTCCTCTAACCTTGCCTCTCGAACAACAATTTCGGGAGACACGGCTGGAAATAGATCAGCCACTTGACTAGCTCTGCAAACTCCTACACACAAAAACCAGAACCATCCTCAACACACAAATCGTCATGCATATATAATAGACCATCACTTAGTCCCACAATTAACTTGACGTTTGGTGCCATGAGTAGAACTAAAGGGAAACAAAAAAAAAAGGGAGCAAAGTGTTCATGCTAATCAAAGGGGCTGTTTGCAAATGCTAATCTTAATTTCCAGACCAAATAGTTGACTAAAATGCTGAGTGCTTCCTTCAGCCCCTAAATCCTGGGATGTTATAACAGATTGAATACAAGTTTCAAATTACAAAGATCCGGGTTCTTTGCAACTACAAAATCACACCAACAATGGTTATCAACTTATCAATCATCTTTAGATATGGAAACTCATAGTTGAACATGAATGTAACCCAATAAAGTAGTGAACTTGGAGCTGAAATTGACAAAATACCGAAAGGATCTATACAAGTTCCAAACTTCTTAGCAAACACTCAAACTTCAGGTTGTTTGCAAATGCAATAAATGAATCAACACCATAGATGGGTCTCTCAGTAACTCAATAAAGTAGTCAACTTGAAATTGAAAATGACAAAGCACCAAGCTCAAACCCACCCACATACTCAAACATATAATCCAAGCAATCAAAGCAATTAAATATGATAAAGATTGAAAATTGAGAGTACCCACCAGATTTGGAGAAGGAGAAGAGAGAGAAATGATCAGTGGATGAAGAAGCAGAAACCCTAGAAGTGGAAGTGGAAGTGGAAAGAGGGAAGTGGTTTGGTCGTTTAAGGTTGAGAGTGGTGTTGATGGAGGTTGGGGACACTGAGATTCCCAACGGTATGGTCCGCATTTCTTGGACCGTCTTTTTTCTCTCTGTCTATCAAGAATCGGAGATTCTTTGTTTCTCTTATTTTGGAGTTTGCAGTGAATCAGTTATAGTAGGACACACAACTGAGCTTACTGTGTTTTGACTCCAAATTTTAACAGAGTTACCTAACTTTCCACACGTGTGTATTGCTAACTAATTGTACGGTTTGTACCATAATGATTAATGAGAACATAATTTTTTTTTTTTTTTCTCTCCTCAAGTAAATTGCGCTTTGGAAATTTCATAGCACTTCAGATTGAGTGTCGGGAAATGTTTTAATTGTGATCTGTTTATGTATATCTGAGAAAACGAGCTTATTTAACAATCTTACAGCGTTAAAATTTCAATACTCTGAAACACTATAGACGTTTGACTTGATACAATTTAACATATACATCTCGAGATTGTTTTAGTTCAAAACTTTTTTTTTTTTTTTTCTATTTTTTGGGTTGTAAGTTTTCATCTCACGCTACTTAACACCCTCATCCATCTTTTTTAATCTAATCCAGCTGCCTTGAATTAAATTAGAACACATCTTTAGGTTTCATTCAAATTAAACTGGATAATATCTGGACAATAGTCTCTAGTTTCACATAATCTATGAACATATTGTATATAAGCCAAAAGTTTTCAAGGCATGTGGACAATTCTGATCGATAGCTTGAGGTTGCTTCAGAAGAGAACAGTGAGGACCATAAAACTTGTGTATTGGGTAATTGGGGTACAAAAATTCGTGCCTCGTTACACTTGATCGGAAAAGAAATGGGAGCTCTCAAGAACACTTTGAAGTTTGAACTGAGATAATGCTATTGAGTTAAAAGCCATATACCCCAATTTGTAAATCAACTCTGTAATCTGTTTATACATAAAATTTTATTGGTTTCTTGAATTTGATATTTCCTATGTAAAGGTAAAAATAAATGTCTAATGTATATGTTACATTCATGTGGAAAAAAGATTTGAAGGGTCTAAAAATCAACAGGAAGACTACTTAAGAATGCTAAGGTGTAGGGAGACGTCGACTTGCCAAACAGTGAACACCAAGTAGGAAGCTTTGAAAGAACTCTTTCGACTTTCGGTGTTACAATGTCCATATCAGTTCTTAACTTGAGAAGGGGAGCTTGCCCGTCCCTCTTCCCGTCTGCCTTAAGGGTAGAGCTTTTAGTCCAGAAGAGAGTCAGACCAAACGTCCTCGGTGAATTGTTTCCCCCAGCAAACTGAATAACGTGCCAACCATCTGCATTGCTCTTGTCACCAACTGAAACCAACTCCTCAGAGTTTCCAGCATCTGAGATTACAGGTTTGAGTTTTTCAGCTAAAAAAAATGTCATTGTACATCACAGAAAAAGAAATAAGGAGAAACATTGTGCACTAATCAAGTTATCTGTACCTGTGAATGCATAATCCCGTATTTCATTGGTGTTGATGGCAAGAGCCCACCGTATTGAACCCTTTGTGTCGATTATAACTTCTGTTGTTCTTTCAATTCCTTGAGTATCACTCTGGACATGCATTACAGGAATGTCTGCTTCACTCCACCCACTGTCACTGTCATCCTCGGTCCAACATCCATATTTGACTGTAAACGTTACAAAATCAAAGACCTGATCTCGACCACATCTGAAACCTTCCTTAATTTGCTCAACCTCCTTTGTCAATTTTCCCGGAGTTAAAGAAAACAGAGACACATAGGATCGAGGATCTTCAATGCTTCTTGTAGTATCTACAACATGCACAACCTGAGAACCATAATGTGTCAATAACTGAATAAGAGGCAGACTCAAGATAGTGAAGTGAGGTACGTATACTGGATCGCCAATTAATTAGACAAACGAAAAATTCACTGCCCATAGATTTTTAATAAAAGTTTGTAATACACAGAAGAAAGAGCTTCATGTGCATCCAGGTAATGGAAACACAACAATGACATACAAACAGATTTAGGACTTTGGGTGGTAGGGAAAGTGGTAACAGAGACTTACGTTTACAGCTCTTGATGTGTCATTGGTAAATGCTGGTACAGTACCAGATAATACAAGAGCAAGCGAGAGGCCAAACATGGCGCAAGTTGAGAGGATAATCAATCTCTTGGCACCTGGAGAGCAATTGTGCCAACACTACCTAGTTAGCTCAAATCTAAAGGTAACTCAATTATGTCTACTTCATATATATGGCATCATACACTCGTACTCATTAAAGAGCCTCCTACTTTGAGGTAAACAAATACCTGAAAGATGAATGTATGAAAGAAGATACACCAAAGTCAGGCACATGACAGTAGCTACAAAAACAGCAAGTATAACATTTCCCAGCCAATCAGGAGTGCCACCAGGATTCCTGAGAAAAATAAGAGTAACTTTTAAATGTCACAGTTAAGGACTAAAAATGCAGGTTGCTGAATTGGCAGATAGCAACAAATAATACTTATGGAATTCCATTGCAGGCAACGTATCCAAAGACAACAAGGAGCTATTACTCAGAAGGCTTAATTAAAAATCTAGAAGCAGCCCACTTTCATTATTTAGCTTATCAAACAATATATTAGCAATGACAGTAAATTGTTAATAATTACTTTCAACTTATCACATAGATGACTTGATTGTATTCTCTTCTAAAAAGAAGTTCATATGATAGATCACCAATCTGAATGCGGCTTGAAATGCCACCATAAATTTGCAAAGACATTAAACTACAACCCTAATACCCTAAAAGTAAATCAGCCTTGAGAGTTATGTTTAAATATAACTAGAGTACCACATAGTTTACCTATCAAAACGAACCATGCCCCCAATTATTGTGCCAGCCAACCGAATGAATACGCCAGCAGAAAGTATTACTGGTATAGCTAATCCTATCAGCAGGGTTGCAAGTTTCAGAGGCTTAGGTGATCGGGCTGGGCTTAGAGTTGCTTCAAGAAAGCCATCTGGATAGTACTATACACAATTAGTTGAAAGAAAAACCAAGTAGTAATGAACATGCTTCTCTTTAAAGAAATGTTGATTTGACCATGGGTCAGAGGTAAAGTAGTTTTTAACATCAACTCACATGCGAATGCTGGCGGAACCAACCAAGCAAGAGCCAGATAAGATGATCCAATTCTGTAATAGGTTCCCAAACTGAGGAGAATGAGCCATTGAATCGATCCAGCTTTATAGAGCCATCTCTCAGCCTCTAATTTAACCAAATCGGTTCTGATAGCAGGTGACAGCTGTTTCTTCTTGGAGTAAGTGTTTGCCAAATACTTATGAAGAACAAGATAACCCAAATATTGACCAGTTAATGCTCCAAGCAGAGCAGGTGCAGCGAATAACCCAACTACCAGCCATGGGTTTGCGATATATGGCACTGGTGACGATGATATTAGGGGGATGATGAAGGCCACAATAACTGAGAAGCTTAATGCAAATGTCCACATAAGAATAACACTTAAACATGACAAGACCAGTGAAACTGCAGCTGGATAACCACCCATAAGCAATGATGTAGTCCATATAAGAAGTGATTGCGCTATCACTGAATTATAAAGCATTCTGGCGAAGCGTTGTCGGTAGACAATCATGTACCACCCCTGGGATTGTCACAAGAGTCAGAATTACAATGTAAAATGGAACTATCATGGCAGCCGAAGGCCACATACTACAACATCTCAGCAAAAGGGAACAAAAATAATTAAAGAAGAAATGCCAAGGGTAAACAAGACAACATGATAAAGTTTCGGTGAGTCAAAATGTACCAAAATGTCAAAATATATGGCAGCACTCAGGCCTGTTTTATCCTCTTCTTGCATTACATTGGCCTTTGGAAGATAAGAGGATGCAGCA
Above is a window of Fragaria vesca subsp. vesca linkage group LG7, FraVesHawaii_1.0, whole genome shotgun sequence DNA encoding:
- the LOC101296610 gene encoding uncharacterized protein LOC101296610, giving the protein MRTIPLGISVSPTSINTTLNLKRPNHFPLSTSTSTSRVSASSSTDHFSLFSFSKSGVCRASQVADLFPAVSPEIVVREARLEDCWEVAETHCSSFFPEYAFPLDFVLRVDRLVGMLAGFSLPSGCKRTCLVAVIGNSDNETFLFGSEDFKIAGLDGKISLSKRYVAGILTVDTVADFLPRKGPLRQRRTGIAYVSNVAVREKFRRRGIGKRLIAKAEAQARSWDCRAIALHCDLNNPGAIKLYKGQGFKSIKIPEGATWPQPKTAPDVRFNFMMKLLNNTTAS
- the LOC101297303 gene encoding endoplasmic reticulum metallopeptidase 1-like; amino-acid sequence: MRRRPQTSSSSPPQQPQPTETPSVTTPCLPQRPHRSPFVCLTLFAVLIYSSYGVYHYQFESLPVPLTADQAGKRGFSEFSARKHVRALTELGPHPVGSDAITLALQYVLSEVEEIKKTAHWEVEVEVDEFVAKTGANQMVSGLFKGKTLVYSDLSHIVVRVSPKYAADSVDNAVLVSSHIDTVFSTGGAGDCSSCVAVMLELARGVSQWAHGFKHAVIFLFNTGEEEGLSGAHSFITQHPWRKTIRLAIDLEAMGIGGKSGIFQAGPLPWAIENYAAAAKYPSGHIIGQDIFSSGAIKSATDFQVYKELAGLSGLDFAYTENGAVYHTKNDKFELLQLGSLQHLGENMLAFLLRVAASSYLPKANVMQEEDKTGLSAAIYFDILGWYMIVYRQRFARMLYNSVIAQSLLIWTTSLLMGGYPAAVSLVLSCLSVILMWTFALSFSVIVAFIIPLISSSPVPYIANPWLVVGLFAAPALLGALTGQYLGYLVLHKYLANTYSKKKQLSPAIRTDLVKLEAERWLYKAGSIQWLILLSLGTYYRIGSSYLALAWLVPPAFAYGFLEATLSPARSPKPLKLATLLIGLAIPVILSAGVFIRLAGTIIGGMVRFDRNPGGTPDWLGNVILAVFVATVMCLTLVYLLSYIHLSGAKRLIILSTCAMFGLSLALVLSGTVPAFTNDTSRAVNVVHVVDTTRSIEDPRSYVSLFSLTPGKLTKEVEQIKEGFRCGRDQVFDFVTFTVKYGCWTEDDSDSGWSEADIPVMHVQSDTQGIERTTEVIIDTKGSIRWALAINTNEIRDYAFTDAGNSEELVSVGDKSNADGWHVIQFAGGNNSPRTFGLTLFWTKSSTLKADGKRDGQAPLLKLRTDMDIVTPKVERVLSKLPTWCSLFGKSTSPYTLAFLSSLPVDF